The genome window CGTCAGATAGATACGGGTGTATGTTGCACACAATGCTCCCTTGTGCCAGCTTCCAAACCCGAGACACCCCTCGCTCAGAAATACTCACCCCACAGTTACTGTTAGGGGTGATCAGGATGTCTGTCGCTCTGCTGCCACTGATACGCAGGATGTTCTGACCTGTTTCTATCTGCCACACATATATTTCCCCAGCTGAGAGTGTCACAAGGTGGACGTTATCTGGGGTAAGGCGCAGTTTTACCACAGGACCGTCATGTAGGAATTTAGCATGTGGAAGTCCTGTTTCTAATCTCCATCTCCACACTGTCTCTGACCCATCGGAGGTGTAGAACCACTCAGCTGCTCCATCAACCACCACATCTTTCACTCCACACCCCATTTTCGGAGCTGTACCTGCAGCGTCTATCATCCCAGAGTCCCACACTGTCAGGCAGCCGTCATGAGCGACACAGACAACATCTGAGGCCATTTTGAGCAGCGTCTGAGGCTGCTTGTTTGTCTCCAAGGACAGCACACACTCCCCTGTACTGACCTTCCACACCAAGACGAGGGGGCAAGTGTCTAACAAAGCCAAGAAAAGGTGGCCATCCTGGGAGAGCACAGCCTGGGTGAAGGCCTTCCCTTGTGGAGCCAAGAAGCGGTCCCACAGCTCCCAGTCACACGTATCCCAAAGTGCAACCTGGTGAGACTGACACACCAATAAAGTGTTGATTTCATGAGAGTAGTCTACATTGAGGATGGTGTTAGATGTACCCCCAGGAAAGCTTTCTGTGACAAGTCTGGGTGGGTTTCTTTTGGCTGCCACATCCCACAGAGTTACACTTCCTGTCCTGTCAACACATGCTATTTCCCACTTATTTTCACACAGGATTATTGATGAAACCGCACTGTGGTTTGAGTTTGAACAGGTGCCGAGGAGGCTGCAAGTGTTGGTGTCAGATATGGACACCATGCCGTCCTCCTGCCCGCAGTACATGTACAAGCCATTAGAGGAGCAAACCAAACAGGTCACGCAGCTCTGACACTGAAAATGAGTCAAGAACTCGCTGGAGACGTCAACCACACTTACAAAACTCTCATCTTTCCACCATATGAATAACTTTTTCTGACATGCAACAAACCCCTCAACTTTGTTTTCCACTTTCTGGCTTAACTCTGTTTTCAAAGGGTCCCTAATCTGCAGGAACACCTCTGGGTCCGTCACATCCCACAAGAAAAGCTTGTTGCATTGTGTGGAAAGCAGCATGAATTGGCCGCTGCTCTTCACTCCTGCAAACTTCAGCTCTGTCTGCTCGCAGCTCAGTGATAGTTTGACTACATCACACCCAGAGCCTTTCCAAATCCAAGCTGCGCCGTCATCCATGATCTCTGCTACAATCCCACGCTCTGTCCCGGCTGCTTCTCTAACTGAGACGTCCTTAGTTTTGGCATTACAATTCAAGCACTGAATGGAGGGAACAAAGGAGGGAGCAGGGCAAAGCGCTACTCCTAATCCGCTTcctccttttttcctctcctgtctGATCTCTCTGACATAACCCTTGAGCACAGGAAAGACCTTCAGATAAGGCAGGAGGCTCGTCTCTATCACTGTGAGCAGCTGCAGGGGCGAGCTCTGCAGTAAACAAGCACAAGACTTCAATATGCTTGCCAGGAGTGCTCTCTCCCTTGTCAAACAGTCGTGGGAGGACCCATCCTCACTTTCCAACATGTGTACAAGATCTCCCAGGAGTCCTGCTCGAACCATGGCCTGGTGAAACCTCGAAGACATTAACAGCCCCTGCTCCAACTCCCCCCATCTGTCACTTTCTTGCATGTGATGTGGCAATTCTAAGACCTTCCTTAAGTTCACGCGACCAACCTCTTTAGAGGAAGAGGTGAAGACAAACGGCTGGCTGGATGGCTGCCTGTCTATGTATATTTCTGTTTGGGATGTGTCCTTGTTTGGTCCAGATTTCTGCTTTACAAGAAGTGGTTTTGCACATCCACAAGCCCATCGGCCACTGAAATAGTCTGCCATCGCTGAATGTATCTCCCTCCTCACCTCATGAGAGCCTAAATACCTCTTAGTCACCACCAGCTTGAAATGCCTGCTCACCCAGAACAAAACATGTGACCCTGCAACTgtcctcctgatgagaaaccgCCTCAAATCAAGCAGAAGTCTCTCCACGTCGATTTGCGGGACCCTCATTTTGGAGGAAGGGCTCTCATCCTGCTGATAACATTCAGTCAGTACTTTATTATCACAGGACAGCAGATCAACAAGCTCCGCCTCAGTGAGCCCTGTCCTGGAGAGGGTGAGGTAGGAGACAGCACGAGCCACGATAGAGGAGCCGTGGTTCTGCTCCAGGTGATCGAGCAGCGCAGAAATGGATGAGTGGACGCCATCAGGGAGAGATGACTCTGTCACATCTGAATCTGATGATGAGGGAAGAGaaagggacagagggagagagatgtcaTGTAATCAGGCCGTGAAGAAAACTACAGAATATCACCAGCCTCATCCTGTAagaatctgtgtgtttgtttactacaGTAGTCGTACCAGAGTGCCAGAGCGAAGTGTGTAGTTGCAGGAGTCGAACGTAGAGAGGCaaacaacaggaagtcaacACCTGGTTCACCAATGCCTGCTGTCCGGATGTCACTCTCCGCCCTGAACTTCTCAGCAGTGATGACAGCAACTTCACACACTGTTTCCTGTCCACCAATCCCAGCTGAACACACACGTATCCTAACTCCTTCTCATTGCCCTCGGACACACACTGAGGTGGACTTCTCTGTGGGCTGATGGCTTGCAGGATTTGTGTTCGGTTGGGGGAGACTGTGAGGATGAGTTTGACGCTGGGAGGAAGAGGGGATGGGAGGCTCTCCATGATGTGGGGTACAAAGTCCTTTTTGATGTGATGCAGGCCACCGAGGATGAGAACTAGAGGGTGTTTGTTGGAGGgcatggaggagaggagggacaAGAGACGATCTTTAAGCTCGGACAGACACATGATGGATGTCGGGTTACAGTTGGGATTGCAGTCTCTGACGTTAGTGATACAGCCAGGGCTGTCCAGGTCATCGGGACTCTGCTCAAGGGACGATCTGCTGTTATATCCACGGCCAATTTGATAACACAGGCTGGACAAAAGGTGTGTTGGGGACGGGTTGATGGACTGGTTGCAAAAATAAGTGATCACAACAGGATCACAGTCTGGAAGCCAAGACTTTATctgtagagagacagagacaaaacacTTTAAGTGCAGTTAAGTATCTGCAacgattattatcattatcaattaatctgatGATTCTTTAcctgattaattgattaattgtttgtctataaaatgtctatgatgaaaaaatgtccatcacCATTTCCCAGGACCCAATGGGATGTATTTAGATGTCTTTTCTGTACGTCCAAAAGCCCAAAACGAAATTGTGTGTGTTCATCCTACTTATATAAGAATACTTATATCTAGCTCTATCTGTTTGTAGCATGTATTTTATTGATTGAATCTGAAATGGTTAAGTTGTGGAGGGACTTAAAATCTTATTTGagttttactttcatttcagcTCGCTTACCTGTTGAGCACAGTGTGCCAGCAGAACTGTCTTCCCTGTGCATGGTCCTCCGTTTACCACCAGTGGGCACTGTTGTTCGCTCTGCTCCACGTAGGCTCTGACCTACAAGGAGTGAAAAGGGAACTACAGTGATGTTGCACCTGCAATATACAGCTCTATCAGTGTCACACtgccatgtttaaaaaaaaatatatatatatatatatatatatatatatatatatatatatatacacacacatatacatatatatatatacacatatacatacacacacacacacacatatatatatatatatatatatacacacatatacatatatacatatatatatatacatatatatatatatatatatattaaaccATTTAAtgctgtgctttgtgtttagAGCCACTGAGAAAAACTCCTTCATCCtgacctcttcctcctctggccGTATGATGTCATAAAATCGAGACAGGACGTCACATAGCTCCTCCTGCTCGGCCTGCTCTCTGGCCAAAGCATCGCTGAGCTGGGAGTCTTCTCTTTTTGCTGAAATGCTCAAGCTGTCAATCATCCCCACAAGGTCAGAGCACACCTGCTGGCACAGAGCGTCAGCATAGCCCCGCCTCCTGGCTGTGGTGTAACCATGGCGAGGGTCACACTCTGTGGCAGTGGTGTAGACTAGAAGCTGGGAGGATGTGATGAGACCAGGGAGGAAGTTGTCACAAAGCTCTGAGTATAATTGTCCATGGGTGGGTGTTGTCGTCAGGTCGACGGTAGCAGCCTAAAGATACAGAATATTACTTTGTACAACACCTTTGATACAACCTGCATCTATATTTCATACTGAgctatttctattttattacaaaaagtgttttattttattttcattttatttaaccagataaGTCAATTCACAACCAATTGTTAATGACAATGACAATCtgacaggagagacagaaggcaAGGAGCCATAAtttataaaaatacagatgtgAGAGAGTCTAACAATAAACTTACGTTGCAAATACCCCACATTATTTGACTCAAAATTTTTGATGTCTTGGATGTTTACAGAGGTTTACAGAGGTGATTTATTAGCTAAAGTTGTTACGGCCTCCATACAAACAGTAACAAAACCCCAGGTCAATAGGGGCATGAGGCTGCAACATATAAAAGAGGACGCCACACTAAAAAGTAACAGTTTACCCACAAGCTTTAGTATTTAACCCCACAGCATTAAACAAAGGCACAAACAAACCTAAGGAAAACAAAAGGGACTTGAGACCTTGGCCAAAAGGAACAAAAGGAGGGAAGACGCTGGGCCAACAAAACAGTGGGTCGTCGCTCCCAGCGTCTCCCCCTAAACTACCTAAAACAGAAGCTAAACCTAACTACCGGCAAATTCAGCCCAAActaacacagcaaaataaaacaagaaaacccCAGCACCTAAATGAGCATGGGGGGAAAGAACCTGCTtggggagagaggaaaaaaacaagggaagaagaaaaagactcCTCACTACCTGTGCTGTCATCTGTGTGCCATGCCTCCCTGTCTCTACACACCCTGCCCCTCTgatcacctcctcctctctctacctgagtgcagagtgcagactgcagattgcactcaggtgtgcagcaggcagagggaggagggagtcaaggctgacagagagagagcgagaaaaTAAGAGAGAACAGGCTGCTGCACATAACATAACAAATTTTTCATGTAAACTCATGGGTTATGACACTATGGGCCCCTAGGCACATATTTGCAAAGGACCCCAACTCTTTACCTACATAGGTGCAAGAcccacagactttgtggtggttttgtgtctttttgtagttgtatGGGTCTCTCTGTTGTAATTATGTGTCttattgagggtttttttttgtcttttttggttgttttgtatctctttgtagtagtttgcccgtttttgtagttattttgtgtctctccagTATCTTTGTAGTCCTTGTGTATCTCGTCATGGTGATTTAATCTCTCTTTCTGCACAGTACCTGTTAATTTgactgacattttgcaagtaaaGCCAGGTGAGGCCCTGAAACTGAGGGCCCCTGGGTCTGTGCCTGGTAAGCCTGATCAGTAATCTATGTGTAAACTGCCTGAAATTTGCCATGACAATTTCTGATAAGCCCCATGCTTTCCTTTGTGAAAACAAAACTCGAGATTTGTTTTCTGAAAGGCAAACAAGATCcacattttttcaaaatgaagaaaacaaggaaaaaagaaTCTGAACATGAAAGTTGTGGTTTTGTCAATGATTCACACTATAATGTGTGTAAGTTAAAGGGGAGAGCTCCTCCTGTGAGACAATAATGGACCCTTACCTCCGGCTGTGGCTGAAGTTGTGCCTTCATCATCTCTCTCTCGCCTGTTGCGTTGATGACCTTGTGGACGTAAACGAGGCAGCGTCTGATGACGTCACTACCAGGACGGCTGTCCAGAGCAAATCGCAGATCTGCATCAAGGGCTGAGGAGAAGCAGCAACACTTCAACATCAAACTATTctctccaccacacacacagacatacacctCACCTGATCTGCAGAGGCTCTGCGCTCTCTCTGGGCTCATCAGACCGTTGTGGACACACAGACTAACAGTGGTCTGAAACACACTCCTCAGCTCTTCTGTTTTAGCCTTCATCttcatctcctcttcctccttaaCGTCTTCCTGCTGAATCAGATAGAGTTGGATACTtgtgagaaaacagcatcacaaCGTAACAGCTGTGACAGAAGACATAAATATTATTTATCCAGGCACATAATGtctaaaatactttttaaattattaatttaatttaatttaatttaaatcattcatttatctcattaaaaatattaaaaaattaataaaaataattaatttaattattgaaaaaaatatgaataaagtgTTATAAGTCATAGACACCAAACCATCAGTACTCTGCTCAAGGACACTAATTAGTACTCACATTTAATTAGTGGCCTACGGCTGTTTGCTCACCAGGAGAATCTTAATCACAACTTAATCTGAATGAAGACAACAGATGAATCATGTATTTCTGCGCTTCAGTGTGATCACCTGAGGACAGCAGGTGTTTCCATGTGGACGTCTCAGGCAGTAGGAGGGAGGGATGGTGTTCTCATCCCTCTGGTACACTCTCTCCAGCTCCTGGGTGCTGACACCCGCCCGCTGGCCCTcccgcagcagcagctggtaCTCTGACACCTCCACCTGGGCGGGCAGGCAGGCCTTACCATACTGATGTCCCACCAGGGCCTGCAGCACCGCCATGTGGACACAGAGGAGACAGCAGCATGTTCAGTCCTGATAATCTCACACTTTTATGGTTGTTTATGGATTTATGAAGCTTGGCAGCTGATGTTAATGTACATTATAGTGTGTTGCTGAAAGTGCCTCAGGGCTACGACTGCGCTGATCACTCTGTATTACTCAAACTATGATTtaattgcattttattttatttttttaacactaTGATGCTGCAGTAGAGCCTGAGGCTTCACGTACTACTACAAACGCATGACTACATTAATCCTGATGGTTTATTTACCAGTAAAAAAGGTCCCGTGGAGCTCTTTCTGCATTCTTTAATCAGCTGCTGTCTGGTGTTTTCATCAGGCCAACGACTGGGATCACTGGACTCAAATGGGTCGATcacctacacacagacacacacacacacagccacacacagcaTAATGGTTAAAACAAACTAGAAGAGAGAGATATCTGATGATCAGTTTATGAAAAGCACACAGTGAGGAGCAGTAACAATCGGCCAGGTGGCAGCTCAGTAACATATGTTATTCTTCCATCTCTCTAATTACACACGCTTATGAAAAGAGATGGCACAATGTGCTGGTTAAACTGCCCTGAGGTGgtttcacacacactgacacacacaacgCACAGAGTCGCGTTACAGCTACTCATCCTCTTGTCTAATTTAATTAGGCAAAGTTGAGTAAAAATTGACTGCACTTTTAAGGGAATGGCCACAGGGGGATAATGGGAAAGaagaaagcacacacacacacacacacacacacacacacgactggTAGCTACCAAATAATATTGCTTTTGTATTGCACTGCTGGCAGTAAGCGATGTTACACAGAGAAGTCTTGGTGATGCTTGAATCTGTCTGTAATAGTGCTGAAACAGTTAGTCAATTATCCCTGCAGTCCACTGACTGAAATTACTTTTCTGGCTGCAGTGTTTCAGAATAATTCAATTCCATCTTGTAAAGGGAttgtgcagggttttttttctgctgttggtcagacaaaacagtaactttaaaggaatacttaacctACACaatagtcatgctgtgttaccttcaaCTGGTGAAGAATTTCTTGGATGCGTCCACAGATAAAGTGAAAATATTGGTTTGCTGATTGATTCTGTgtttagcaacagcaaaactatatcagaacATCTATtgataaactctcacacaactcatgcagtataatccaagtctcttggagacttggattgtactgcataagttgtgtgagagtttatcaATAGATGTTCTGATAtagtttaagttttaagttcAATCAATCCCTATCCcacttccaccaatcagctgactatgggcaTGCCTTCTTCTAGTTAGCCTATCAAACTTTGTCACaatctccttcagccattcatattgctgctgccaaactaaatctgttctcttctctgctcctgtcagctgtcattttaggcagaatcatTACGCCCTCCTCCACctattcacctccagtcaccttaccCCTTGCCCAGGACGAGCTCATCTAAAGCCCACTCCTCTACacatcctcagctccctcttcatctcatctcatcaccaccaccagcatctagacTCCATAGAGGGGCTCCCTAATCTACTACGTCTTTACCGCCCTCCTGAAATATATGACATAACGATAGGGTCTAATCGCcacagacttttcacatttgtcatacttatgtgcacatgtaaatcTCAGAATGAGTCTCTCCCGGATAAacgtggtccccaatcaatcaataaatcaatatactGTGGAGACATGCCAGAAAAAGttgtcttcacaaattcaaggtaacatagTATCACTAATTAAACACAAATGGCCATATTGTAGTTGAAATGTTCCTTTAACTCAGGACTATCACCTctgatagcagcagcagcttctgttAAAGTCAACACTGCATGAACAATTAAACAAGtgaataaaacaatattcagaAATTAATTGCTCTACATCTAATTTTGGTTCAGATATCTTTTTACTATTAGGAAGAAGATGCACATTTCAGTAGATCATGGAGCTATAAGAATAAAGACACCACCAGGGACACATCACTGTAAACAGAAACAACTTTATTTACCTATTTTTTGTCAAGGATCTCAAATAAAGTAAGTTACATTGTGCAGTGGATCACAGCTGAGTGCTCCCTCTGGGTCTAAAAGCCTTTAGCAGTGTGAGTGGCTGCGACATTACAGTAAGTGTTACAGTGTGAAGTGGTGATTAAAGGAAGCAAAGGACATAAAACTTcataagaaaaagaagaaagtaaCTTTCCCATCTGCAATACAAAACATAGATAAGCGTGCACTCACCCTGACATCCAGTcccagtgtgtgtctgcagtgcTCTCTGAGTTTAGggaacacactctctctcagaGCTCTGCGCTCCACCACACTATCTACATAGAgtagaaacacaaacaacacacacatttattctcAAAACAATTCAGAACATATAAACTTACATCACTTGCTTTGCTACATACCCTCGGGGTTGGAGCACAGGTAGAGTTTCACACAGGTGGAATTCAAAGACGAGCCGTATTTTCTTCTGGAGCGCATGCTTAACTGctaaaataaagcaaaacaagGGAGGAAAAAATTGGGCATGAACATGTTCAGTGACCCAAATAAGAAGTTCAGAGTGGCTGCTTTGCTGCTCTTTCTCTTTTCCCTGTCGCTCCACTCAGGAAACTCTGGCCTCGGGTGTTTATAGAGCGTGTTATCACGAGCACACCCACTTCTAGGGACTGGAGCGTCtatccaaaacacacaaacacatgcatttaaaaaccCATACAGCCGCACAGTTGTGTACATACTCAAATATGTAGGGCAGACCAACAGAAACTCAAGaaactcagaaacaacttttcaatattttttttattaacatttgtacacaataaatacaaactttgttttgtttttttgtacagcCAATAATAATATGCAGAAATACTTTTGCACCTGTTCTCATTattgtcaccatggcaacagtccATGAAGACAGAGAAGACCAGTTGTTCCACCACATAGTTAATAGCGGCAGCTGTGAAGCCGCTCCAAATCGaaggatgaaaaataaaagaattatATAATACATAAACCCCCCCCAAAAACAGGCTCATACCAAATAATTCAACACTGTGGCGGACCGGAGGGACTGTGAGAGAGGGGGAAATAATCCTGATCAAAGTGGCAACTGGCAACAAAAAGTCATTAATTTTATATGTGATAAAAAGACTGATTGAGCATCTATGGTGGGAAGTTCTGCTGTAAACCATAAACTTCAAACAAGTCTGAAAGCTCAGAGAGATGAAGGAGAGGCTGCTGCTCAAGTCGCCTTGACCACGCTGTCACAAGTCGGTGCCAATTCCTACAGCAGCAGGGGAGCAGAGGATTGGATCTGAAAGTGCAACTCATTCCGGGATGTGGATGCTACACAAAATGTTTCTAAAAGCTGATGcaaaaatatagattttttaGCACTGTCCTCATTTCTTGCATCACTTTTCTCAGTCTGACATAATTCACCTGCACCTTGCAAAGAGGGAATCGATTAGTTTGAGCCCAGATTAGTTTGTTTCCCATCTTACAAAACGTCTAAAGCTGTGCCCCAACTCCAGGCTGTATATTATTACTAAACAGTGTGCACTTTATACAAGAAATTAAGATACTTTAGAGTTGCGTATCAACAGGAAATGTGCTATGATACTGCAACTTTGGAGCTTAGGAGAAAGGAGAAAGCAACATAGATAGATAAGcttattgttgttttctgtaATATGTCTGGAGCTGTTTTAAAACAGGGTGCAGGAgctccctcttttcttttttgtgtctgtttggagCAGTGCTGTGCGTCAACACCACACTCCAACATCTGCATCTTTGAGTGTACTTTAGCGCTCTacaaaatcaaaccctgtttGGAATAAATATGGAGGAGGAAACTGGGACACATCTTCACATCTGATCCTCTCATCTTTTAAACAATCACACACGGGCTCGTCTCAAGACTATAAAACCACATTGTCTCTCTACGTCTTCATTCCAAACATCTCTTATtataatcatgttttttgtttcataagtttagcaaaacatcaatttacattgtCCACAAttatctctccatctctttggAAGAGTGGgggataaaaaataaacatcagtCACACTGAAACAAAAAGGATTCGCCACAGAATCAGAATGAAAAGAATAAACTACAGTGATTTATCAGAGTCTATTCCGTCCATTCTGACGCTATGTTAAGGTACTGCTACTTTTCAGGGAAggtacaaataaataaaagtgctaCGCTGCCCTTTAGGCGAGGAGTTTTAAAGGCTTGAGGGGGGATTTATTTACTTTGAGTAAAAAAGAACACAACAGAATTGTACTTAGCTCTGTTTGAATGTCATTTGCTAGTTCTGTCCATTAAGCATGATGCATTTGCTTTATACATCTcttttgttgtctgtttctTCTGTGATCACAGGAAAACCTGGGGGTGATATCAAATTGGAAATGATACAGGTTATTTTTTTATGGAAGTGATGGAGTTGCTTGGCatacaaaagagaaaataacaCTTGTGAGTGTAATGTGTGTCAAATAAACAAGGATATATGTGATAGGTGAACTGATCGGTGTTATAAATGAACACAATCATGTGAGAGGAGATATGATCTGTAGGGATAAAAGCTATACAGTCCATTCTGTGGTTAATAAAACCTCCTGACCCCGAATGCAATCAGTGTCTATATCATCTCAAATAAAACTTCTCTTTATCACCACATAGTGAATACCAACAATGTCAGCGCCTCCTGAAGGCACCACCGGCCTCCCCCTGAACCAATCAGcgacacaagcacacagagggTCACAGAATGAGAGAAGATATAGCGACGTGTGCGTAATATAATgcaactgtatgtgtgtatatgacaaccaTCGATTCACACTGACTGCCAATGGACAGAACAGACATTAgagaaaagagggagggagggagagaggaaagggAGGGTGGGAAGAGAGGTGGagaaaagagcagagaggaggatcCAGCCTCCTTCTTCTCTCTTGTTATTCATCCTTCCCTCCTCTTCTTTCAGCTCTCCTTCATACTGTATTTACAATGCCCTTTCAGAATAAGATGAGGATAAAACTTCCACTACATATCAGACATGGTATTTCAATCAGCTGAGTTAGTCTATATGAAACGCTGTGCATAACATTCCTATGACAACAGTAATGTACTGTACTAATACACATCGAATACGTATGATGATAAGGACTATATATGGTAAGGGAAGGGCTGGTGAGGGGGAACAGTGCGTCCACACACCACCAAGTTTCTCTGTCCATTTACTTTGACCCCAACTGCACCCAACTGTCAATCATAATCATGACACGTTTGGCAAGTTTTGTACTTTCTGACACTTCATGTAGCCCAGACACTCAAAACTATGGTAAAGGGTATCAGACAagtaaaaaacataatttaccTTACTTTTATTTATGGTATATCTTTCACCAGTTCATCTTTAAActtatttatttgtctgttttttggttttggcacagatttactcatttatttcttCCCTATTTTTCTTTCCCCCTAACGTTAGCCAGCCTTTTTTGCGAACTACCAAGCTGAAGCTGACTTTTATCATAGAGCTGCACCAGCTGCTGCACCAGCTACTGCACCAAATGTTAATCAGCAACATACTGTACGGCATACTGCTCTAGCGTTAGAGTCTAAACTCTTGTAACAATAACTAAAGCATTTACGCCACGGCTGTATAAAGAGAAATGGATACAGCTTtggaaagttgctcagtggtgtaTGAAGCCAAAAAGTTCGACTTCTCATGTATAAATTACCCACATCTTCTCTATTGTTGGGCCCATGGAGCAAGCATGCTACAGACTTTCACGAGCTGAATGGCTAACTTCCTGTATAGCCTTCCGCtgacttgaatggggataaaatcaTATTATTGTGCAGCTCTTCTGCGCTGATTATGCTGGAACTGGAACTCTGACAAATGGAGAGGAAGCTGGAAGACACACTATGAACCCATAGAGGTGGAAGGTAAAGGCTTTGCAAGACGTTCTCTCTGCAAAGTCTTCAACCAATTGGGTGGTAAAGAAGAGGGGCATCCAATCCACAAGCAAA of Epinephelus lanceolatus isolate andai-2023 chromosome 4, ASM4190304v1, whole genome shotgun sequence contains these proteins:
- the LOC117259438 gene encoding NACHT and WD repeat domain-containing protein 2 isoform X2; translation: MRSRRKYGSSLNSTCVKLYLCSNPEDSVVERRALRESVFPKLREHCRHTLGLDVRVIDPFESSDPSRWPDENTRQQLIKECRKSSTGPFLLALVGHQYGKACLPAQVEVSEYQLLLREGQRAGVSTQELERVYQRDENTIPPSYCLRRPHGNTCCPQQEDVKEEEEMKMKAKTEELRSVFQTTVSLCVHNGLMSPERAQSLCRSALDADLRFALDSRPGSDVIRRCLVYVHKVINATGEREMMKAQLQPQPEAATVDLTTTPTHGQLYSELCDNFLPGLITSSQLLVYTTATECDPRHGYTTARRRGYADALCQQVCSDLVGMIDSLSISAKREDSQLSDALAREQAEQEELCDVLSRFYDIIRPEEEEVRAYVEQSEQQCPLVVNGGPCTGKTVLLAHCAQQIKSWLPDCDPVVITYFCNQSINPSPTHLLSSLCYQIGRGYNSRSSLEQSPDDLDSPGCITNVRDCNPNCNPTSIMCLSELKDRLLSLLSSMPSNKHPLVLILGGLHHIKKDFVPHIMESLPSPLPPSVKLILTVSPNRTQILQAISPQRSPPQCVSEGNEKELGYVCVQLGLVDRKQCVKLLSSLLRSSGRRVTSGQQALVNQVLTSCCLPLYVRLLQLHTSLWHSDSDVTESSLPDGVHSSISALLDHLEQNHGSSIVARAVSYLTLSRTGLTEAELVDLLSCDNKVLTECYQQDESPSSKMRVPQIDVERLLLDLRRFLIRRTVAGSHVLFWVSRHFKLVVTKRYLGSHEVRREIHSAMADYFSGRWACGCAKPLLVKQKSGPNKDTSQTEIYIDRQPSSQPFVFTSSSKEVGRVNLRKVLELPHHMQESDRWGELEQGLLMSSRFHQAMVRAGLLGDLVHMLESEDGSSHDCLTRERALLASILKSCACLLQSSPLQLLTVIETSLLPYLKVFPVLKGYVREIRQERKKGGSGLGVALCPAPSFVPSIQCLNCNAKTKDVSVREAAGTERGIVAEIMDDGAAWIWKGSGCDVVKLSLSCEQTELKFAGVKSSGQFMLLSTQCNKLFLWDVTDPEVFLQIRDPLKTELSQKVENKVEGFVACQKKLFIWWKDESFVSVVDVSSEFLTHFQCQSCVTCLVCSSNGLYMYCGQEDGMVSISDTNTCSLLGTCSNSNHSAVSSIILCENKWEIACVDRTGSVTLWDVAAKRNPPRLVTESFPGGTSNTILNVDYSHEINTLLVCQSHQVALWDTCDWELWDRFLAPQGKAFTQAVLSQDGHLFLALLDTCPLVLVWKVSTGECVLSLETNKQPQTLLKMASDVVCVAHDGCLTVWDSGMIDAAGTAPKMGCGVKDVVVDGAAEWFYTSDGSETVWRWRLETGLPHAKFLHDGPVVKLRLTPDNVHLVTLSAGEIYVWQIETGQNILRISGSRATDILITPNSNCGVSISERGVSRVWKLAQGSIVCNIHPYLSDAQVSPESTFLIGRRHGDLLAASLWSGSISKRFSCAESSEHVVAFQTLSEHPNFVVVLTASGAVYTWKIVEETLCWHFQLPDTFHCQPQDFQMSSDGSYALLSTDNETMNILDLSQVRLCSFKAEGPVIKACLAKTGCYAAYVSRPTTTLENNSVCNLHVRPVLTVVRLTDGERIGCVSLAKNPLTLVVCEQQYVFVGFEDGSVGVYSIIDVTINGEESVRCRENVNSQLKQCPFDRAPLSWLPLDTANIRWP